A region of Myxococcus stipitatus DSM 14675 DNA encodes the following proteins:
- a CDS encoding ABC transporter ATP-binding protein produces the protein MTPPEDLAIEVKNLVKRFGDVVAVDGIDLDIRRGECMGLLGPNGAGKTTTVEILEGLQEPTSGQVRILGLDWKKNAVELRRRMGLTLQETRLVDQLTVEETVRLFASFYPRALPVEELIGLVQLGEKRHARVGKLSGGQRQRLALALALAGDPDLLFLDEPTTGLDPQSRRALWDVVAELKSRGRTVVLTTHYMDEAEVLCDRLVIIDRGRVIARGTPPEIVATLGAEQVIELVAEPALDLERLRPLPAVVSAQRHADRISLRVKELHVALPAVLREVEGVGVQLRHLSTHRPTLDDVFLGLTGRSLREGLGEEAA, from the coding sequence ATGACTCCCCCTGAAGACCTCGCCATCGAGGTGAAGAACCTGGTCAAGCGCTTCGGCGACGTCGTGGCCGTGGACGGCATCGACCTGGACATCCGCCGCGGCGAATGCATGGGCCTGTTGGGCCCCAACGGCGCCGGCAAGACGACCACCGTCGAAATCCTCGAGGGCCTGCAAGAGCCCACCTCCGGCCAGGTGCGCATCCTCGGCCTGGACTGGAAGAAGAACGCCGTGGAGCTGCGCCGTCGCATGGGCCTGACGCTCCAGGAGACCCGGCTGGTGGACCAGCTCACCGTCGAGGAGACGGTGCGCCTGTTCGCCTCGTTCTATCCGCGCGCCCTTCCCGTCGAGGAGCTCATCGGCCTGGTGCAGCTTGGCGAGAAGCGTCATGCCCGCGTGGGGAAGCTGTCCGGCGGTCAGCGTCAACGGCTGGCCCTGGCGCTGGCCCTGGCGGGAGACCCCGACCTGCTGTTCCTCGACGAGCCGACCACGGGCCTGGACCCGCAGTCGCGCCGCGCGCTCTGGGACGTGGTGGCCGAGCTCAAGTCCCGCGGGCGCACCGTGGTGCTGACCACCCACTACATGGACGAGGCCGAGGTGCTCTGCGACCGGCTGGTCATCATCGACCGGGGGCGCGTCATCGCGCGGGGCACGCCGCCGGAAATCGTCGCCACGCTGGGCGCCGAGCAGGTCATCGAGCTGGTGGCGGAGCCCGCCCTGGACCTGGAGCGGCTCCGCCCGCTGCCCGCGGTGGTGTCCGCGCAGCGCCACGCGGACCGCATCTCCTTGCGCGTGAAGGAGCTGCACGTGGCGCTCCCCGCCGTGCTGCGAGAAGTGGAGGGGGTGGGCGTCCAGCTCCGGCACCTGTCGACGCACCGGCCCACGCTGGATGATGTCTTCCTGGGGCTGACGGGACGCTCGCTGCGCGAGGGGCTTGGGGAGGAGGCCGCGTGA
- a CDS encoding ABC transporter permease translates to MGSLGQLILMRLRVMYRQPEVIGWTFIFPVITTLVLGLAFRNESLAPVRVAVADGPGASALLARLKDVPELETQAAPKEEAKRLLARGRVALVLVPGTPAPEALVDPSQPEGRTARLLVSQVLATESGAPRIEAVKATPVEEPGNRYVDFLIPGLLGMSLMSTSLWALAMPLVSMRGGKLLKRLAGTPMPRAQFFVSFMLARTAFAVLEIAFYCAFARWMFGVPMFGSYLGLLAVGLLGSMSFASLALLVASRVRTDEAVGGLINLVSMPMMFVSGVFFASQNFPTWMQPFIQVLPLTALNDSLRAIMLEGTSVWALGAPMAVLAGWALLPVLGALRWFRWM, encoded by the coding sequence ATGGGCTCTCTGGGACAGCTGATTCTGATGCGCCTGCGGGTGATGTACCGCCAGCCCGAGGTGATTGGGTGGACGTTCATCTTCCCCGTCATCACCACGTTGGTGCTGGGGCTCGCCTTCCGCAATGAGTCCCTGGCGCCGGTGCGAGTCGCCGTCGCGGACGGCCCGGGGGCCTCCGCGCTGCTGGCGCGGCTCAAGGACGTGCCGGAGCTGGAGACGCAGGCCGCGCCGAAGGAGGAGGCGAAGCGGCTGCTGGCCCGAGGTCGGGTGGCCCTGGTGCTCGTGCCGGGGACTCCGGCGCCCGAGGCCCTGGTGGACCCGAGCCAACCCGAAGGCCGCACGGCGCGGTTGCTCGTCTCCCAGGTGCTGGCGACCGAGTCCGGCGCGCCTCGCATCGAGGCGGTGAAGGCGACCCCCGTGGAGGAGCCGGGCAACCGCTACGTCGACTTCCTCATCCCGGGGCTCCTGGGCATGTCGTTGATGTCCACCAGCCTGTGGGCGCTGGCCATGCCGCTGGTGTCGATGCGCGGCGGGAAGCTGCTCAAGCGGCTGGCGGGGACACCCATGCCTCGCGCCCAGTTCTTCGTGTCGTTCATGCTCGCGCGCACGGCGTTCGCGGTGCTGGAGATTGCCTTCTACTGCGCGTTCGCGCGGTGGATGTTCGGCGTGCCCATGTTCGGCAGCTACCTGGGGCTGCTGGCCGTGGGGTTGCTCGGGTCGATGAGCTTCGCGTCCCTGGCGCTGCTCGTGGCCAGCCGGGTGCGCACCGACGAGGCCGTGGGCGGCCTCATCAACCTGGTCTCCATGCCGATGATGTTCGTGTCCGGCGTCTTCTTCGCGTCGCAGAACTTCCCCACGTGGATGCAGCCCTTCATCCAGGTGTTGCCGTTGACCGCGCTCAATGACTCGCTGCGCGCCATCATGTTGGAGGGCACGTCCGTGTGGGCGCTCGGTGCGCCCATGGCGGTGCTCGCGGGCTGGGCGCTCCTGCCCGTGCTCGGCGCGCTTCGTTGGTTCCGCTGGATGTGA
- a CDS encoding class I SAM-dependent methyltransferase — MSQAPSTSFVQHLNFLARDASNESAALQAAVSLGLLNQLGTTPVPLTELARRLAANVRGVRSVIEPLVALGFVTLEVGRGYALPESTAAFLADASFMSRLKANHDGWHAVALLPQAVRTGADVEGRDVLGWYRALFLEPQEAAPNTRAEDFFDRAARNFARTQALVTAAELGLLERWVKGVGSLEALAEASGVPARSLEVLVKVLGTMGIAREADGAWAFTEDAARMLDANSLPYFQRALPATMAYWEALGHLDEAVREQRFRLDLRDPQTARRIYQENASRISGIFASHLRLSRKAAELVRGMRSLAGARVLDVGTGSGVWGAAFGLVDPSTHVTFLDSPHVLDAVRPHLAKLKLEARSRLWEGDCLSVDYGEAAYDVILLPQIIPALPSESLPGFFAKLARALRPGGVLLISGYLLTDRRDGPLDALYFALRRYVSNEGDVLSLPEFRALLDPVGLTSARGFDMPIQQVVVAHRGEHPWPAEATQAPS, encoded by the coding sequence ATGTCCCAGGCTCCCTCGACCTCCTTCGTCCAGCACCTCAACTTCCTCGCGAGGGATGCGAGCAACGAGTCCGCCGCGCTCCAGGCCGCGGTCTCGCTGGGGCTCCTGAACCAGCTGGGCACGACCCCGGTGCCGCTGACGGAGCTGGCGCGGAGGCTCGCCGCCAACGTGCGAGGCGTCCGCTCGGTCATCGAGCCCCTGGTCGCGCTCGGCTTCGTGACGCTGGAGGTGGGACGCGGCTATGCGCTCCCGGAGTCCACCGCGGCCTTCCTGGCCGATGCGTCCTTCATGTCGAGGCTGAAGGCGAACCACGACGGGTGGCACGCGGTGGCGTTGCTTCCCCAGGCCGTGCGGACTGGCGCGGACGTGGAGGGGCGGGACGTGCTCGGGTGGTATCGCGCGCTGTTCCTCGAGCCCCAGGAGGCCGCGCCCAACACGCGCGCGGAGGACTTCTTCGACCGCGCGGCGCGCAACTTCGCGCGCACGCAAGCCCTGGTGACGGCGGCGGAGCTGGGCTTGCTCGAGCGGTGGGTGAAGGGGGTGGGTTCTCTCGAGGCGCTGGCGGAGGCGTCGGGTGTGCCAGCGCGGTCGCTCGAGGTGCTGGTGAAGGTGCTCGGGACGATGGGCATCGCCCGCGAGGCGGATGGCGCGTGGGCCTTCACGGAGGACGCTGCGAGGATGCTGGATGCGAACAGCCTCCCGTACTTCCAGCGCGCGCTGCCCGCCACCATGGCCTACTGGGAAGCGCTGGGGCACCTGGACGAAGCCGTGCGCGAGCAGCGCTTCCGGCTGGACTTGAGAGACCCTCAGACGGCGCGCCGCATCTACCAGGAGAACGCCTCCCGCATCTCGGGCATCTTCGCGTCCCACCTGCGCCTGAGCCGCAAGGCGGCGGAGCTGGTGCGCGGCATGCGCTCGCTCGCGGGCGCGCGGGTGCTGGACGTGGGGACGGGCTCGGGCGTGTGGGGCGCGGCCTTCGGGTTGGTGGACCCCTCCACGCACGTCACCTTCCTGGACTCGCCGCATGTGCTGGATGCCGTGCGTCCTCACCTGGCGAAGCTGAAGCTGGAGGCGCGCTCGCGGCTGTGGGAGGGCGACTGCCTCTCGGTGGACTACGGCGAGGCGGCGTACGACGTCATCCTGCTGCCGCAGATCATCCCCGCGCTGCCCTCCGAGTCCCTGCCCGGGTTCTTCGCGAAGCTGGCCCGCGCGCTGCGCCCCGGTGGCGTGTTGCTCATCTCGGGGTATCTCCTGACGGACCGCCGCGACGGGCCGCTCGACGCGCTCTACTTCGCGCTGCGGCGGTACGTGTCGAATGAAGGCGACGTGCTCTCGCTGCCGGAGTTCCGCGCGCTGCTGGACCCCGTGGGGCTCACCTCCGCGCGGGGCTTCGACATGCCCATCCAGCAGGTCGTCGTCGCCCACCGCGGCGAGCATCCCTGGCCCGCCGAGGCGACGCAGGCTCCTTCCTGA